Genomic window (Daucus carota subsp. sativus chromosome 5, DH1 v3.0, whole genome shotgun sequence):
attattttcttagTATTTATCTAGCTTGtaatatatatctaaccaatggtatctagccaaagggtctccctttggttagatatactttctgttttcttttatttatcatcttattttgactaattaatttatttatttttatacattatacCATCTTTTGacaaactattttattttaataattaaatttattattttcctgTTATTAATGAATCGTATTGTTTCAGGGATGAGGTGGAAGTAGCGTGGATTTGGAGCTTGGGACATTTTATTTCGGAcattaagttttattgtctaaacttccggagacattttcatgtctttcggttagataataagctttttgaatgaaagaaactcctcggagtattggCGTATTATCGATACGAGCAAGTGAATTTcggtcaaaaaaaaaattaatactttaaattgttaaaatagaatatatcagttcaatatggtaataaatgatgtacaatcttcctacagattttcttacagacctgtagaggttcgacaaatttagccatcaataggaggttggctaaatttatagacaacagctgatcatggttggagttcagtttttggagctgttggctatatctttttattttaagtatgccaactcaccttttagccaaggggtttagatggttggagatgctctaatggaAACTTAAAACGTAAAGAAGTAAAAGAAACTTAAAATGTAAAGAATGGAATGCAATCAATATAAAAAATGGAATCCTCCTAAAGGTGATTATATAAAGATTAGCATCCATTATGTCAAAGTCGAAAATCCTGTTAAGAATGGAAAGATCAATGGGGTAGGCATTCTTGTGAGAAACTTCAGTGGCAAAATGTTACGGGGAGATATGGGACCGATGCAAGGTATGTATGAAGGCCAATCTTTATTCTAGGATATGCATGCGGGTGCCGTCTAGGCATTAAAAATGGACAAACACTTGGTGCAAATTGATATGGAAAATCGGGATATTTTTGATATCCTACGCCCCCAAAAGTGGATTATTGTCGCTGAAGAGTTGGTGTAGAGACTCTATCACAATTCAACAATCTTCACAATAATCACCTTTGCGAGAGAGTCACGACTAGAAGGCTATCTTTAATAGGGACAAAGATGAATCGATCAGTTGAGTACATGACAAGTATGGTATGGAGCATTTGCAGGCTTTTGTGGAAGTTTTGTGAATCTTGAGAACTTACAATATTATCTTGATAAGGATACGGGTCTAGATTCTAGCCCCACCAACCCAGATGATGGAAAATATTCAAAGTTATGGTTTAGGTGAAGTGATGCAAGCGCCCTCCTCGGCCATCTCTTATGGCTATGGTCTATGGAGATTGCGAACCCCTTTATAAATTCTTTGCAAATGCATCAAAGGGGGCAGGAAAGGATGTGAATTACAGTATCACAATCAACTTATAGCTCAAAATATGTGAGGAATTTGAATGGTGATGATAGGATAAAGAAAATTAGCTTCAAATCCAATAGTAAAGAAAAAATGTTGACGGATACGTTTTTAACAGGGATGACTTTCTAGCTTGAGATGTGATAAATATCATTATATCATATGATAGTATAGTTAAAGAGTTGGGTAAGGTCATAATAAATTTGGATGCGGAGGTGCACAAGGGATTTGCAGTTAAAGATTTTATTGAAGAGGCCATGCTACGCAAGCTGGAGGCGCTTGATCTTTGAGATGCAGGTGTAAAATCAGACGGAGTGATTTTCACATGGTAGACGATCATGTTGAAATTTTGTCCATCCCGAATAATGAATTCATGGATATATATGAAGAAGGTCCTATTGGCAATGACCCGCTTTTAGGAAAGCAAATGAATGATCACAGTTGCTAAATCAAGGTATGGTACAGTGGTTTCATCAAATCAAGGTAACAGTTGATGCTGCAATATTCAGAGATCAAATGTTGTTTGGTAACGGGGATGGTTGCAAGAGACGATAAGAGAGAGCTTCTTCAAGTCAAATCTAGGCTGCAGAATGGAGTTGTATCACCGGAGTTGGCTGAAGCTATGACAATGAAAGAGGCATTAAGTTGGATCAGAGCGAGGACTTGGAGACAGGTCACCATTGAGGCTGATTGTCTAACAGTTGTTCAAGCTATTTGTAGTAAGTTTTCAATGGAGTCACCTTTTGGTGTAGTGATAGCAGAGTGTAAGAGCATTATACTTGAGTTAAACGACATCTCGTTAAATTTTATTAGACGATCTGTAAACATGACTACTCACTTCTTAGCTAAGGAGTTGTGTTCACATCCAACTTGAGTGATTAATGGGAGGAATGTTCCCGTTGAGttgatgaatattttattgACTGATATATCTGAATAAAATCTCCTTGTTCGtcaaaaaagatataaaaaaaaaaagtaatggTAAATAATGGTAGAAGTTTCTGGTAGAAAATTTTAGCATCCAAGTGTAGGTTTAAGTAACAGAGTTTTCCAGTTATGCATGTCTACGTCGCAGTCTCGTGTGCTCTTAGAATTCTACTGTGCTATTTTGCTATTCCCTACtaaacaattcttttttttttttttacctctgttaagaaaataatgaaattctataatataaatatcTAACTACAATCAATACTTTCTTCCGCTAGACTCACCTCATATATAGATATTAGTTGTTCTCAtcattctatttattttttctctCATAAGTTACACATTTCTTAACCTTACTATCACATATTCACATATGTATACTACTCCATTTCATGAGATGGAGGGCGAATCGATTAAAGTTCGGTTCAttaaaaagagtaaattttTTAAACATGTAATTAACGTCTGACTAACTGACAACATATTATTCCGATCATAATCCCCGGCAAACAGAATCTAACATGTAAATAAATTAcaatgattaaaaaaacaagCAGTAAAGCTTTTACAAGCATTAAAGCTTAAAGTAAATGCATTCAGAAAAATGCTTATATGAGTTCCATTTGTAAGAAATGCAGAAGATAACATGTCTAAAGATCCTTAATGTCCGGCCTAATATTTCGTTTACATACAAACACGCCTTACGTTTGGGCGGCAAACAGAAACAGAtctaaaacaaaaacaagattccttatttcaaatttatgctCCATTTAGTAAACAACATTTTGTCGCCGACACAAACATTAAAATGAATTTGCAATACATCAGATTTTTTTAGAGCTCCCGTGACACCTACTGTTTGAAATGTTGCCATCACCGACTCATTCTCATTGTGTGTACAAGTACAACCATTTAATCCAATATTAGCAACACTTTTTTAATATGTTGCACATgtctaatataatatatttacgaTACAAATAGTAATCAGGATTTTGAAATccagaatttgaaatattatacaaattattacaTCTATTTTGGATGAGCAGGGGCTCAATCCGAATTTGTCATATTATAATTTCtcattttctaaatttaaatttttacacaTCTTTTATTgatcatttatatattatattataaattttcatattttaactttaattttttaCTAATTATTCGGAACTGACCCATCATTTACTGATCATTTATCGTATTATAATTTCTCACATTTAACATTTTACCGATTATTCGGGATTAACCTTCATTTATGGATTTTTCAGAATTAAGCGCAACTTTCCAGCAACGTCAATACACAACTTCCTGGAAAGCCGTAGGATAATAttccattaaaaaaaaataagtactTGACTGCAGGAGTACTCAAGTCATGTGCGaccaattcaaattttatattgacGACTGTTAAGTGTATACAGTAGTAATaagtttagaaaaaaaaaaaaaatctccagGATTTCAATAAACTATGTTGTGATGCAGACACCGAGTCATATAATACAAGCCGTACGGCAACAGAACAGAGTCAATAATACAGTACAATAATAGAACAATAATTAGGATGAAAGAAACAGTTTATtgagtactccctccatctcttattacttttcctgtttctctctagcacgtttgccaatacacacttttgatacttaatattattaatttcgtattagtattaaatataaaaacttcattgtattaaagtactcgtgaatacgaatccaacaagatcactcacgactatatttagtcttataaattagacgtaaattagtaattattctcatgttatgaacaatcccgacatatcaaacaagaaaagaataaagaaacagagggagtataatattgcagtaaatatatttaaaatttacagTATTGAAGCCTTTGATGGCTAAGAATGGAAAGTTTCTGTAGGCACTTTAACACTTAATTCAGTTGCCAAATGTCTCTCTTGGTACTACTATACATGATACACAGAATGTTGTAGCATTCCATCTCTCTTCTTTACCTCATAATTTGGTGTgaaaatacattaaatattgTGTAGAGAAACACACCCTTTCTTGGATCTTCTCCTGGATGCTTGTATATGTTTAATGTTCCCAAGAACAAATGAAAACAATGTACTATAATGCACATCACTATGAAATCTGCATTTCCAACTAAACAAAGCAGCAATTGTGCTTGTTTACCTCTTATGTTCTTTTTGTTGCTTCTCGTATTCTTTTACTAGTATTTCTGCATAGAGAAGCTCGTTCCAGGCGTCTGGCACGCCAGGGAGGCACCAATGGCTGCAGTCTTGGAATTTTAGTGGCGTTTGCTTCTCCTCTACTGAATATTTTTGCTTCCTGTATAATGATGGATGAGCATCCTTCCGGTAATCTGTCAACCTTGTGATGTTTAAGAAAGACACTTtggttttcatattttttagtaCTTTCTCCAGAACTCTCATCTTGGGAGGGTATGCAGCAAGGAACGTCTCGTTCTTGATTGGCTCGGTTTCATGGTCACATTGTCCGCCTGAGTTCCACTGTCCTCCCCTGTCAACATGATGCAATTtattaaaaactgaaaatatcAATTATGACTAAAATGTAAAATTCTAGATGACCAAATAAAACTTATCCTTCAACATgaatgttttttaaatttaaatttatttattttatacgaAAGAAAAAGGTATTTAAATGAGAGCAATCACTTCAATCAATTCTTACTTGAAATGAGATGCTGAATATCCCCTAAAGAATACCATGGTCTTTGAGGGATTTACATTGGCATCCACCCATCTTGCCCATGTTGTTACAGCTTTCCGAAATGCCTCGATAACATTTAATTCATGGTAGATATGTGTTCCTTCTTGATAATAGTCTCTCCTGCAATATGGGAAAACATTTTTAGTATTCATTTCATTACCTCTACTCAACTACGCAACATAAAGTATATTACCAAACTTAAACTAGCAAATTTTTACATCCCAAGGTAGAGTAAATTATTATTACCCTTGAGAAGTCTTTGGATGAGTCCACCAGTGTCCggtattaaaaatcaaaacatcCGCACTTTTATATTTATCTGCAGAAGTCCCGATTTTGTCAAGTCGAAGAGTTTCCTTGTTTGATCCATTATTCTGAACCTCCCACTCCTGAACCAAAAACGGAGATACAAAGAATTCGACCGTGCAATTATAATCCTGTCAAGAAGAAATTTCAAAACCAAGAAAACCTTAGGATACAATTAACtttatgattaatataaaatttaaattacatacTAACATAGAAATGCAGGCACACCACGCGTTATTAACTTCAAAATTACCTTAAAGATAAATGAGTAGGAAGCTTCTGATCTAAAATGGTGTCGGCCAGATGCTTCATAAACTTTGGTTTGATCCTTGACAGAGTTTTTAAGTATACAAATTAATGACTCCCACATGTTCCTGTTGAGAGAATCTCCCACAAAAACTAATCGCTTTCCTCTCAGCAATTCTAACATATGACTCCCATCCAACCTGAAAACCAAGTTTAACAATATTTATGTCGATTACAATCTCTCAAAACACGAAATCATCTTTTGAAAAaccgattttaatttttaaccaaCAAAGTAAATATATTCAGTAATGCCTAATAAATGAAGTGAAAATTGATGGCTTCATCACAAAGTTAAAGACAAAACTGAACaacataaataaaatgtttATTATATCAAAAGCATTGAAGTTCCTGCAGAGCAGAAGATAGAACTCAAGACATGGACAGAGCATTATGAATCACATATTTCAGTAAACAAGATAAATAGTTAAACAGAAGTATACACAAACCTTGGTAAAGTGCAATCTCTAGGCTTCCACTTCAATTGCTGAAAGCCTTTATCAGGCCTACCATTAAGAAAACAGTTGAATTGTTCATCAACAAGTGAACAAGAACCAGGCTTATACAATGGATATGAGTCATCTCTAATCCACTCTCCATGAAACAGATCACAATTCATTAGTTTCTCAACCAATTCCTCACTTTCCTTCTTCACCGACACCCCGGAAATTGCTCCATTCTCTTGCTTCTTAGGCAAAGAAGAATTTAAATCTGTAACTGTACCAGTTTCTGCAATCCTCTTATCTCCACTCCCACTAAAATTTTGCCCTCCTGAAACAATTTTTGGAGCAGAGCTTTCAGTCTGGTTGGCCTTAAAGTCTCCATCTTTACCACCCAAGTCTTGGTTTTGAGTCTTATTTGGGCTAAAGATCCCACCTTTATCACCACCCAAGTCTTGATTTTGAGGCTTTGGAGATTCAGTCATGGTCTTGTTTGGGCTAAAGTTTCCAACTTTATCCTTACCCACATCTTGATTTTGAGTCTTGTTTTGAAAATTGTGCAATTCAGGGCTACTGTTTTGAGATCCATCAAGATTTGTTGGAGTAGAACTTGGGGAAAAGTAAGAAAAAACAGAAGAAAACTGAGATCCATTGGTAGAAACAGAAGTGTTAGTTGTTGAAGTACTTGAGATGCTATTAAAAATGTTTGAGAACCAAGGAGATGAAGATTCAGGATAAGGGTTATTAAAGGCTAAGAAAACAGTGAAGAGGATGAAGGCAAACATGAAGCCATAAGCAAAGACCACAACAGTGCTTTTCTTTGGTAAAGTAAAGAGAGATTTAAGGTCTGAGATTATTGGTGGATGTTTTGTTGCATCAGCCATAGGACCAATATAGTTATGGCAACTCTGCAGATTATAATTATCTTTATCTTTATGTTTATGTACAGAGAGATTATAatcgagagagaaagagagagagagtgttatGTTTGCAGACAAAGAGCTTATAATGAGAGAGAGGGCAGTTTTTACTTGCTGGGTGAAAAGAACAGAAGACGTTAGTTCTTACT
Coding sequences:
- the LOC108223696 gene encoding protein trichome birefringence; protein product: MADATKHPPIISDLKSLFTLPKKSTVVVFAYGFMFAFILFTVFLAFNNPYPESSSPWFSNIFNSISSTSTTNTSVSTNGSQFSSVFSYFSPSSTPTNLDGSQNSSPELHNFQNKTQNQDVGKDKVGNFSPNKTMTESPKPQNQDLGGDKGGIFSPNKTQNQDLGGKDGDFKANQTESSAPKIVSGGQNFSGSGDKRIAETGTVTDLNSSLPKKQENGAISGVSVKKESEELVEKLMNCDLFHGEWIRDDSYPLYKPGSCSLVDEQFNCFLNGRPDKGFQQLKWKPRDCTLPRLDGSHMLELLRGKRLVFVGDSLNRNMWESLICILKNSVKDQTKVYEASGRHHFRSEASYSFIFKDYNCTVEFFVSPFLVQEWEVQNNGSNKETLRLDKIGTSADKYKSADVLIFNTGHWWTHPKTSQGRDYYQEGTHIYHELNVIEAFRKAVTTWARWVDANVNPSKTMVFFRGYSASHFKGGQWNSGGQCDHETEPIKNETFLAAYPPKMRVLEKVLKNMKTKVSFLNITRLTDYRKDAHPSLYRKQKYSVEEKQTPLKFQDCSHWCLPGVPDAWNELLYAEILVKEYEKQQKEHKR